Sequence from the Miscanthus floridulus cultivar M001 chromosome 16, ASM1932011v1, whole genome shotgun sequence genome:
ACACCTCATTGAGGTTTCTAAATCTCAGTGGTggttcatcataatcatctgaATCATCCATGTTTTCATTGTCTTGATCCATATTCACATCCTGAATTGGTCCAATCTCTGAACTTTGAGCTGGAGCAATCTCTGAATTAGTTGCATGACCATCAACAGTATCAGAGTTTGCATTAGTCCCCTGCTGAATTGTCTGATCCACTTCACCAGTGAATCCATCTCCACCAGCTCCCCCTGAATTCTTAGTTCCCCAAACATCCTGATGATTCAGACCATTCCCAACAGCATCAGTGAATGGCTGATCTGCTATTTCCACAGATCCTTCTTCAATAAACTCTGAATTTTCACCAAATTCAGTTTCCCAGTCCCAAGCTACTGCTTCTTCAAAGATGACATCTCTACTGACTACAATTTTCTTGGTTTTTGGTTCATATAACCTATGTGCCTTGCATCCATCCTCCACACCAAAATAAATCATAGCAGTACTCCTATCATCTAGTTTCTTCAGATGTGGCCTTGCTGGCCTCACATTGGCCCTGCATCCAAACACCTTTAAGTGTCCAAGCTGAGGTTTTCTACCACACCAACCCTCAAATGGAGTTCTATACCCCATAACTTTAGTTGGTAATCTATTCAGCAAATGCACAGAGTGTCTCACTGCCTCACCCCAGAAACACCCTGGTACTCTCATGCATTTCAGAATTGATCCGGACATCTCCATGACAGTTCTATTTCTTCTCTCAACAACCCCATTTTGTTCTGGTGAGTAGGGAGCAGTAAACTGCCTTTTGATCCCAGCTTGTTCACACACATTCCTAAAGGCTTCTGCTAGAAATTCACCACCTCTATCAGATCTCATCATCTTGACCTTATGGCCTAAGCTATTCTCAGCTTCTGCTTTGAACTTGACAAAAGCTGAACAAGCCTGATCTTTTGATTTTAGAATAGACACTGTCATATACCTAGTACAGTCATCAACCAACAACATAAAGTACTTATTGCCCCCAACTGTTTCAGGTGTGATAGGCCCACACAAATCCACATGGACCAACTCTAAAGGCTCATCTGCCCTCCAAGATGACAACTTAGGAAAAGACTTTTTGGTTTGTTTAGCAGCCAAACAGGAGTGACAGACTTGTTTAGGATGCTCAATCATGGGTAAACCCccagccatctctttttctaccAGCATTTTTATTGACTTGAAATTAACATGACCCAGTCTCCCATGCCATAACCATGACTCATCATTTGCATTTGCTAATAGACAGACAGGTTTAACAACATCCAACTGAATTTTGTACAATCTATTAGCAGACATCTGAACCTTCATGATTAGTCTGTTTCTGTTCTTATCAATCACCTCAATGTAATCATCATCCATTTCTATCTTATGCCCTATCTCAGTCAACTAACCCAAGCTAATCAAATTGCTTCTCAGTTTAGGAATAAAATAGACATCAGACAAGATCCACTGTTCCCCTGATCTACCTTGAAACAGAATAGACCCTCTACCATAAATTTCAACAGATGAGCCATCTCCAAACCGTACCTTGCCACCAATGGTGGTGTCGATGTCTCTGAATTTTTTACGTTCTCCTGTCATATGGTTGCTAGCACCATTATCGAGGTACCACACATCCCCACACGACTCCCCATCGCCTGTGAAATGCAGCTCTGAATCTGTCTGCACCTCATTTAGACACAGTTCACTCTGAACCTGAACATTTTCCGACAACAGGTGCTTAAGCTGTCCTGACTCCTCCATTTCAGTGAGCAACACTGCAGGTTCATAATCCACCTTCTTGGCATGATGAGCttcctcatccttcttcttctcaccCCCTGGGCACCTGTTGGCATAGTGTCCATAGGTGTGACATTTAAAGCACTTGATGTGGCTTTTGTCACGCTTCCCCACGCCATCTCTACCACCATCGACATGACTGCCGCACCCACTGCTTCCATCGCTGCGGCCACGACCCCGTCCACGACCACCGCCATGACTCCTTCCACCACCAGATCCCTCTCCAGTGGACTTCTTCTGCCGAGCCTCCCACTCAGCTTGTGTCAGCAGCACTTGGCCGGGCTCTGACCGAGAACCTCCTGCTCCCCGTTTGGtcctctcctcaaatgccttgAGCCGACCGACAGCTTCGTCGAAGGCGATCTTCTTGAGGTCAAAGAACTGCTCGATCCCGGCAATCACATGGATGTACTTCTCTGGCGCGGTGTCGAACATCTTCTTCACCAACGCTGCATCATCCAATGATCCACCCAAGTTAGCATATCTCACTGACATACTCGTCAGTTTTCCTGCATAACTGTCAATCGATTCATCATCCTTCATCCTCAATCCATCAAACTCGCTCTTCAGCGTCTGCAATCTCGCCTCCTTGACACGCTCCTCCCCCACGAATCTCGCCTTGAGTGAGTCCTAGACCTCCTTCCTGGTCTTCTTCGTGGTGACCTGCATCAGCAAGTCATCGGGCATGCACTGGAGCAGATGCGCCCGTGCCTTGGTGTCCTTCGCCTTCCTCGCCGCAACCGCCGCTGCGCCTTGATCCGACGATTCCCCCGCCGGCTCAACCACCTCCCACACGCCCTGATCTTCCATGATCGCCTGAACCCTGATACTCCAACTAGTGTAGTTGGCAGAGGTCAGGGGCGGGTACTGGATCCGGCCGCCGCCTTCTCCTCCGCCACCACTCCCGCGATCTCCCATGGTTGATCACTCAACGCGTTTGTATGTGATcgatcggctctgataccagataTTGGCTCAGGATCACAATCACAAACACAATTTCACAGTGGCTAAGCTTATAAATCAAGATCGCACAAGAACGAGATCCACACGAACAGCAACTGCACCCTGGCGACAGGGAGACAGTGCCCTTTTTCACTCTAAATAAGTTCGAGTGCAAGCACAGTTACAATGTGTCCAAAAGCGCTAACACACACACCTTACTTCCGACTACTTATACCAGCAGTCTAAACACACGCTTACAACACAATAAATCAAATGACACACGATACAAGTTGGCAGAAAAAACAACTGTCAGAGACAGACAGCATCGTGGGTGCGGTCACCCCGCTCCAGCCTCGACGCCAACCGTTCCCGCCAACGTCCTTATTCAAATTCTACTGAGCCTTCTGTCGAAACGACTCCACCTCAGCATCCACATCATTGGTGAACACAAGATTACACCAACACCCACGATGCCGCGCCATCTTCCTCAGCCTCGCATGCCCCGAACGCCGCCGCAGACCACCCGCGACGCCAACCAGGAGCTGGTGCTGAACCTCACCACCGGACACCTACCTCCTTGCGTCGTACTCTGCCGGCTGCGCCACTCGGACTGGGACCACTCGCCGACGTGAAGAAAGCGCGGCGGGGCAACTGAACTGGTGCTGGCCTGGCCATCGACGTCAGCCGCCACCTCATCAGCATGTCCAACAACACCATCATGCGCATGGTGGCCAGCGCACTGCCGGGCCACATGACGGAGGCGGCCAGGGACTGCGCCAAGCACGTCGCCGAGCTCGTGGgggccttcaacgtcgaggaCTACGTGGGGCTCTGCCGGGGATGGGACCTGCAGGGGCTCACGCGGAGGACGCGCGTGGTGCGGGACAAGTTCGACGCGCTGCTGGAGATCATGATCACGGGCAAGGAGGAGAACCGGAGACGGCAGCATGGGCTGGGgcagaccaccaccaccaccgacaacAGCAGCAAGGACCTGCTGGACATTCTCATGGACGCGGCGGAGGACGTGAACGCCGAGGTGAAGCTGaccagggagaacatcaaggcgtTCGTGCTGGACATCTTCACAGCCGGCTCCGACACCACGACGACCAGCGTGGAGtgggcgctggcgctggcgctcaACCACCCGGACTGCATGGAGAAGATGTGGTGCGGgaaggggttttctacaaatgtgttttgaatttaaggttaaataaataggtatggactgcactaaaccattttaaaagtttatggacccaaaaaaccACTTTGGAAGTTGATGGACTCAACTGAAACTTGCTCACAAattaatggatctctggtgcatttaactcttgacAAAAATTATAAGCCTGCTAACATGTAACCTTGCTTAGAAATATAATACCTTGAAATTTTCTGCATTTTATTATTAATCAGAATTACAACTGCATGTGTTATGcaaaaacaccaaaaatattttgctgtaaCATCCAAGTATTTTGCTAACATGTAACATTGTTCATGATTTTAAGAATAGAGGCTACAGCAGGAACCATGTAATCTACAGCTGCTGGTCTGATCCGTGAAGAGGCAGACGCCACCATGGAAATGAGTTCTGACTTCTGAGGGGTTCGTACTATAGTATACTAGTAGTCTAGTAGATGTCCAGAGACGCTTTGGTTGATGGCATAATCATGCGTGTACAATAACAATTGCTGGTTTCAGCATGTGCTGTTGTTGAAGGGCGCGTCTAgtgtaagcggtagagtcttaccgcctgtgaccggaaggttccgggttgggttcgagtcgcggtcttctcgcattgcacaggcgagagtaaggcttgccactgacacccttccccagaccccgcacagagcgggggctctctgcactgggtacgctcaGCATGTGCTGTTGTGACAAAGTGAATCAGAGCCCTGATGCCTATACTGAATATTCAGACTCACATTAATAGATAAATTTATAGACGTTTTACCGTATATTCTGAAACATTTACTTTTTATTTTGTCCTAGGAAGATTTATCTTTGGTGCCGTTACCTCCTGATCTCCCAAGAAAATTAGATCTGCATAACAGTTTTGACTTCTGAAGATGACATGCTCTGTTTGGGATGTATTTGGCCAGTCATGAAACTGAGATGCCTCTATTTGAAGGTCTCGTAGCAGGTTGGAGTTCTGCTTCAAGGAAGCAGCATGGACCATCAAACTTAACAGACTGGAGATATTTTGCTTGGAATGCTTTTTGGACAGTCATAGAACTAAATGGTCTAGTAACAAGTTGATGTAGTTCGGCAAACATGGATGCAACGATTTCATACTACATGTGCATGGGCAACATTGTGACACCATGGCGCCTAGGCGACTAGCCCAACTGAGTGGCTCAATTTGGATGCTGAACATGAACCCATCTTATGCACTCATTCATGGCCTTTGATTTTTTGAAAAAATGCACAACGTCTTGCACATTGCAATAATTCAATATGTAAGGACTGAAGAATATTAGCACTATTACATCCTAACTGGTATATATCCCATATCAGCACCAGATCTACATTTAGCCACATTTAACTAGTTGACTGATTTAGCCACATTTACCTTTTTGTCCATTTGCCTCACTGCCCCTAGACTGTATGTTGAAGTGTAGCCCCTAGACTGTATGATGGAATGTAAAGGTAGCACAATGCACCTTTTATATTCAGTTTGTTTGAATTATAATTGGCTAACATTGCTGCTCCCTTCCTATTGCTGGGAAAAGAAAACTAAAAATTGAGAAACGAAGCATCAAACTGCTGTGTGTCAGCTGTTAGTTTTCGCCCATTCGTTCAATTTCCAGCAGACAACCTTGCATTTATGGTAACATTTGAACTAATTCTGGGCTGTTTGTTTGGTACAGGGTGGTGGCCAACAGGCCAAGTTCGAAACCTATGTTTGAGATTTTGGATTCGAATAGGAGAAAATGCGACAATAGAATGGCACTGAGTTGAGGCGTGCACAGGGGACGAGACAACGGCGGCCAGCAGCACGTCACCCTTCACTGTCTGTGCCGCAGGCAGGGGCAGGCGGCGCGCTGCATGAGTGCATGACGCTCCGGCGAGCCCAAGGTCAGCCTCGGCAAGGCAACGACGCGTCCCGCTCAGAGCGGATGCAACACCGGCAGCTGGGGCTGTGCCACGTCGGGGGGCGAAGACGGCACGGCACGGAGGTTTTGTGCAGTGCAGGGGAGTGAGTGTGAGTGCCAGGACCGGGCCAAGACGGAGGATGCCAAGTCTTCAAGCGGGCCGAGCAATCCGCGAGCTAGCAGGCCCAAGACCAAGAACTCCCGTGTGTCTGAACTGGGCCCGGCTGGGTTAACAGCCTGGGCGCGTAGCGGCcaaattttttacattttagctttttttttaagtttcttaCAAATAAATCCCAAAGAATTCAAAAAATGAATCCATAGCTCTGCGCACTGTAGCAGTACTGTAGCGACAATAGCGAGAGCCGTTTTGAAAATCGAGACAGAAAATGAAccgggaagaggaggagccggagaAGTCATGATTTCAGGCTTCTCCGGCTCTATGCTACAGTAGTGGGCCGGAGCTTGCGAGAGCCGTGCCAAACGAGCCCTAGGATGTTGATTGTTGAGCCAACTTTAAGGCCCTGTTTATTTTGCACCTGATATTTTCGATAAAAAATGCGAGAATCCCACATGGTCCCACCAAACGCCTTTTGAACTAACAAGATCGAAAAAAAATCATACAGTATACGATGTTTATAAAAGTGTGCGGTGAGTAGAAACAAAGGCAGTGTTCGGTTGGTGATAGTCGGATGACTGGTTCGTTTTTTTAacgagaacagtgtttttctcccacGATATTTTAGCATAAACAGTATTTTATAGCATGAACAGTCCAGAATAATACCAGCTGAACCCTCTGGAAACAAGACGACTCGAATCACCAAACTcatgttcgcttattggtttcagccagcccaaatcaatcagccaacagtatttttctctcacaataaaccagcaccaaccaacttaaaccagctcagaaaccgaCCAACGCATAGGCCGTTTAACGCATGTGCCGTGCGTACTAGCTCTGCTCTCTGATTCAGATGTTCAGCCTGTGTGCTGCTGCTTCGTACTAGTACTTGGTAGGTAGCCTAGCCACTGGTTTTGTCGAAGACCACTTCAGACGCGTCACTCATGCTAGGGCGAGTTTAGATGTAAAATTTTTTGggtttgggctactgtagcatttttgtttatatttggtaattaatgtctaattatagattaattaggttcgaaagtttcgtctcacgatttcttacccaattgtataattagtttttttttcatctacatttagtactccatacatgtaccgcaagattcgatgtgataaatACTGCACAAAAAAATTTAGAAACTAAACAGGCCCAGAATCTTTGTGGACCACAAGCGTCTGGAAAAAGGAGGGGAAAAAAAACTAAATCTCTGTGGAAAAGGTACGTACGAGACCTGAACCGTGATCTATTGTCCTTCGCCCGGCCGGTTGTCACCGCGGAACTGACCCATCGTGAAAAGAAAAAATAGTTCGATGGAAGGTTGCTTTTGATAGATGTTCATTTGTTTTGGAAATGGAAAGGGTAAAAAAATgctactattgctactactacaaAGATTCGATTAGACTGGCTTAAATGGCTTTTATCGTTTCCGGTGTGCGGCCGGGGTGGGTTTTCGTAGCTCAAGCTCATTGTTTTCCACTGGTACGCATGGTTCAGACACGTGGGCGCATTTATTGATGATGCGCTGTCCACGTCGAAAAAAAATCCTGGTATTAGTATTGTCGTAATAATACTacggtttagttcgcgaaatttggattttgggtttactgtagcaccttcgtttttatttggcaaatagtgtccaaacattgactaattaggcttaaaacattcgtctcgcaatttcccaccaaactgtgcaattagtttttcttttcgtctacatttaatgctccatacacggaccgcaaacattcgatgtgacaggtactgtagcaactttttgaactttggggtccaactaaacaaggcctacgtagtattatttatttattatcaaGAGGCTGGGAACGTTGTGGCTCTTGCAACATCCCAGGGGGTAACAAAAACTAGTTACTTTCATGGGCCAGCCGCGTCACAacagtatatatatgtatatatatatatgtatatatatatatatatatatatatatatatatatatatatatatatatatatatatatatatatatatatatatatatatatatatatatgttctgtaGCTGGTCacataataagttattctgtaaccACTTTAAATTACGATAATTAcgatactaatttacgagattatggtaactcTCTCCTAAGTGATTTAGTATAACATTATGGTAAttatcatcttgaattatagtaacccatgtatcgtaaatgtgtattgtcattatcgtaaattagtacaaacattatcgtaaattaatgtggctatagaataagttattctgtgaccAGTTGCAGAAtagacttatatatatatatatatatatatatatatatatatatatatatatatatatatatatatatatatatatatatatatatatatagtaaaccaATTGTCACATTGGACATTCGGATGCTAACTAGGAGGACGAAACATGAGATAATTATAAAAACTATAATTACATAGTAgttgactaatttacgagacgaatctattaagtctaattaatccatcattagcacatgtttactgtaacaccacattgtcaaatcatgaactaattatgcttaatagattcatctcgcaaattagtctcaaactgtgcaattagttttgtaattagtccaTATTCAATACTCTAAATGAGTGTCCAAACATCCTATGTGACATGGATTAAAGTTTAGTCCGTGGAAACAAAAAGGTGTGATTCATCACTCGGAACCTTACACGTTGAACACAACTTTTTTGCATTGTCGCCTGCTACAAAATCTGTGACCCACCCCAAAATCATGGACACGAATATCGGCCGTCCATTCTCATAGCGAGTGGTTCAGATTTGATGCTACAATGCAGGGACGAAGCCAGGAAAAAATTAGGAGGGgctaaacaaaagtgctacaCCGACTTAGTTCTACTATGATCCCTCACAATAGACAAATATAATAGCCAGAAGTAGTCTTATATTAAAAACATTAGTTAACGATGAAAttcacaaaatacatcatgaaaaaTAAAGGAAGCAGTTCATTCGTACCGAAAGGCCAAATTACGAAATTAATAGACGGCGCTTGACTTTGACACACATTATTTATCCGAAGTAGCAATCTACACAAATAGACATAATTGATTAGTCAGACATATATGGACCGCCAAATTATGAATTTAGAAGAGAATAGAGCATACCACTAATTTTTTAGGCAATAACATACGACGCTTTTTGATCTTTTCATTATCAATCTTTCTAAATATCTCCTTCTCGTTATAGCATATCATCAAGTCATTGAGCCAGTCATCACCCATTTTACTATGCAAATTTGTCTTTATAATAGACATGGCTGAAAATATCCTCTCAACTGAAGCCATTGTCACCGGTAGTATCAAGGTTAGCTCAATGAGACGATAAACCAATTTATAAGATTCGTGCATTTTAGTCTTCACCATAATTTCAGCAAGTTTTTCaagttcaatgcatccaagaaATTATGGAGTTCTTCTAGCACGATTCACAAACTGTCTAAGTTGATTTGAAAAAACAAGTTCACCAATATCAAAATCCTCAGCATAAATTTCAGCAAGCCTCATAAGTTTGTCCATATCAAAATTAAAGAAGGAGTTCCTTGGGTTAAAAGCAGCCATACATACTAATAACTCTGAACTAATTTCACTAAACCGATGATTCAACTCCGTCAAGATGGCATCAATGGCGACAAGAAaaatctcaacatgatagtaatgCATGTTTGTTACCTTTTGCTTTCTTCGTCTAGATGTCCCTCTAACATTTATTTCCTTACCCATATCTGGCACTTCAATCTCATTCTTCTCACAGAATGTTTTCACTTTTTTGAGTAATGGCTCCCATCCATTTTTCCTCATATCCTGCAAGCTATCTTTCACATCCATGATCAAATGCATTGCTTCAACTATGTCTTGATCCTTCCTTTGCAAAGCATGTGACAAAATATCTGTCATGCTCAACAATTCTATCATCAAATGCAGGATGAACACAAAATCAAAGCTCTCTATTTTTCCAATTAAATCTAAAGCTCCACCATTACATGTTGGTTTAATATAATCTTTCTTCACTATCTcaaggacatctatgatagcctccCACATGACTAAAATGCGAAGCAAAGTTTTAAGATGTGAACCCCATCTAGTATCTCCAGGCCTAGCTAGGCTGTTTTCTTGATTTAAACCTCTTCTAGTCATAATCTCACCATTCTCGATTTTTTCTAGCAACACATCATGATGCTTTGCAAGCAAGGCATCTTTTCTCATGCAACTTGCACCCACATTGTTGATTATTAAAGGAATATAGTTAAAGAAATCTGCAATGTCTGCACTAGAAGTCAAAACCATAACAACCACTAGTTGCAATTGATGGGCAAAACAATGCACATAGAAAGCATAAGGATTTTCATCACGAATTAATTTTTGCACCCCGTTAAATTCACCTCTCATATTAGAAGCTCCATCATACCCTTGCC
This genomic interval carries:
- the LOC136511311 gene encoding cytochrome P450 93G2-like, translating into MPRHLPQPRMPRTPPQTTRDANQELTGAGLAIDVSRHLISMSNNTIMRMVASALPGHMTEAARDCAKHVAELVGAFNVEDYVGLCRGWDLQGLTRRTRVVRDKFDALLEIMITGKEENRRRQHGLGQTTTTTDNSSKDLLDILMDAAEDVNAEVKLTRENIKAFVLDIFTAGSDTTTTSVEWALALALNHPDCMEKMWCGKGFSTNVF